The following proteins are encoded in a genomic region of Flammeovirga pectinis:
- a CDS encoding CidA/LrgA family protein, which translates to MKTFNTKYMIRGFMLILTMLALGTLINEATGVPIPGNVIGMVILFLCLYLKIIPYQWVKDAATSLTKRMSLFFIPAGVGMMEYLDVLQENWLMISVTIVISMFAVMLSAGYTGQFLGKKDNK; encoded by the coding sequence ATTAAAACATTTAATACAAAATACATGATACGCGGGTTTATGCTGATCCTAACAATGCTAGCGTTAGGAACATTAATTAATGAAGCAACAGGGGTTCCAATACCTGGTAATGTGATTGGAATGGTTATACTATTTCTATGTCTATATCTTAAAATTATTCCTTATCAATGGGTAAAAGATGCAGCAACGTCCTTAACTAAAAGGATGTCATTATTTTTTATACCTGCTGGTGTTGGAATGATGGAATATCTTGATGTTTTACAAGAAAACTGGCTTATGATTTCAGTTACCATTGTAATCTCTATGTTTGCTGTTATGTTATCTGCCGGTTATACTGGGCAGTTTTTAGGAAAAAAAGATAATAAATAA
- a CDS encoding alpha/beta hydrolase-fold protein → MNHHQSQNNDENQYFDHIEQTYYSNFLRRDVVLSIFLPHKKEPSPIQAAFFNDGQDMEAVQMYSTLNHLYDLKVINPIAVIGIHCSALRIDEYGCISSADYMNRGDKAHDFSRFVIEELIPYCRKSFNISSSPKDIAFAGFSLGGLAALDISWHYPQYFNKIGVFSGSFWWRDKPAEGDYNDDIDRIMHRTIQNSSKKEGLKFWLQTGTKDETSDRNNNGIIDSIDDTLDIIKELDKKGYDIHDDITYVEITDGEHNFNTWSAVLPNFLTWAFGGNDYVKTDRQQLAERRHKMWFHLDAMSEAPNVDIMLISDKFDMPQLGKKRAVWALLPKGWDSFTERYPVMYLHDAQNLFNKNAPFGMWGIHKVMSEMIDQGKKIIVIAIEHGDEERIEEFAPFADENGTGGSGKRYINFIVDTLVPYINRNFPSKQDRENTGIGGSSMGGLVSLYAGLYRPEAFGKYMIFSPSLWYSSKIFALAKRVTPFLKSMIYFYGGGKESETLLDEIDELIEILKDRGFEGQHLPLKINHDANHSEAVWGQEFEEAMNILFY, encoded by the coding sequence ATGAACCACCATCAATCACAGAATAATGATGAAAATCAGTATTTTGATCACATTGAACAGACCTATTATTCCAATTTCTTAAGAAGAGATGTAGTTCTTTCTATTTTTCTTCCTCATAAAAAAGAGCCTTCTCCTATACAGGCTGCTTTTTTTAATGACGGACAAGATATGGAAGCTGTTCAGATGTATTCTACTTTAAATCACCTTTATGACCTTAAAGTAATTAACCCTATAGCGGTTATAGGAATACATTGTAGTGCTTTAAGAATTGATGAATATGGCTGTATTTCTTCTGCTGATTATATGAACAGAGGAGATAAAGCACACGATTTTTCCCGTTTTGTTATTGAAGAACTAATTCCCTATTGCAGAAAGAGCTTTAACATTTCCTCTTCTCCAAAAGACATTGCTTTTGCAGGTTTTTCATTAGGAGGATTGGCTGCTTTAGATATCTCTTGGCACTACCCTCAATATTTTAACAAAATTGGAGTATTCTCTGGTTCATTTTGGTGGAGGGATAAACCTGCCGAAGGAGATTACAATGATGATATAGACCGTATAATGCATAGAACAATTCAAAACTCTTCTAAAAAAGAAGGATTGAAATTCTGGTTGCAAACGGGTACTAAAGACGAAACATCTGACAGAAATAATAACGGCATTATAGATTCTATAGATGATACCCTTGATATAATTAAAGAGCTTGACAAAAAAGGTTATGATATCCACGATGATATTACTTATGTTGAAATAACAGATGGTGAACATAACTTTAATACTTGGTCTGCTGTTTTACCTAACTTTTTAACATGGGCTTTTGGTGGTAATGATTATGTTAAAACTGACCGTCAACAATTAGCAGAAAGAAGACACAAAATGTGGTTTCATTTAGATGCTATGTCCGAAGCTCCAAATGTAGATATCATGCTTATCAGCGATAAGTTTGATATGCCGCAATTAGGAAAAAAAAGGGCTGTTTGGGCATTGTTACCGAAAGGATGGGATTCTTTTACGGAACGTTATCCTGTTATGTATTTACACGATGCACAAAACCTGTTCAATAAAAATGCTCCATTTGGAATGTGGGGTATTCATAAGGTTATGTCCGAAATGATTGATCAGGGCAAGAAGATAATTGTGATTGCTATTGAACATGGTGATGAAGAACGTATTGAAGAGTTTGCCCCTTTTGCAGATGAAAACGGTACAGGTGGAAGCGGAAAAAGATATATTAATTTTATTGTTGATACACTAGTTCCATACATAAATAGAAACTTCCCTTCTAAACAAGATAGAGAAAATACTGGAATAGGTGGAAGTTCTATGGGAGGATTAGTAAGCTTGTATGCAGGTCTTTATAGACCAGAAGCATTTGGTAAATACATGATTTTCTCTCCATCATTGTGGTATTCTAGTAAAATATTTGCTTTAGCCAAGAGGGTTACCCCTTTCTTGAAATCAATGATCTATTTTTACGGTGGAGGAAAAGAAAGTGAAACACTATTAGATGAAATTGATGAGTTAATTGAAATTTTAAAAGATAGAGGTTTTGAAGGTCAGCACCTTCCGCTTAAAATAAATCATGATGCCAACCATTCAGAAGCTGTTTGGGGTCAAGAATTTGAAGAAGCCATGAATATACTCTTTTATTAA
- a CDS encoding M17 family metallopeptidase: protein MLTNLLIDNTESWEIPSLVIYTESTWEKRLERAAQKWNISVPILKNDFLAKAGESIVLRNNDKKVTLLGIGDSIAFKVIEDAVRKHVFANRDKVGKSYTLNLKHLGDHLENVISPIISGVLLGHYQLKGIPTNVDIHLILPKENRAKHIILIEDAKKVAEAKLWAMYLVDTPSNIIDPQGFADEIEAKSNEFGFDATTFRSREGLKTLGLHAVLAVNAGSKNNPSFSILEYTPKNPVASIAFVGKGVTFDTGGISMKGSQNMHWMKCDMGGAAAVAGAIAAIAGMRLPIAVTGFIPATDNMVDGASVKPGDVIQSHSGKTIEVIDTDAEGRLCLADGVSFACKMKNFDHIVDIATLTGSSVMTLGYEAGAMLSNNVETAQLLTEASISTDEKIWQLPLWDVYNKGIQSDVADVKNYPGNPAAGAIHAAKFIEAFVQENTKWAHLDIAGVAFAANGYGKDRNATGFGVHLLLEFAKIIANQ, encoded by the coding sequence ATGTTAACTAATTTATTAATTGATAATACTGAATCTTGGGAAATTCCTTCGTTAGTAATTTATACCGAGTCTACTTGGGAAAAACGATTGGAAAGAGCTGCTCAAAAGTGGAATATCTCTGTACCTATCTTAAAAAATGATTTTCTGGCTAAAGCAGGAGAATCAATTGTTTTAAGAAATAATGATAAAAAAGTAACATTATTGGGTATTGGAGATTCTATCGCTTTTAAAGTAATTGAAGATGCTGTAAGAAAGCATGTTTTTGCTAATCGAGATAAAGTAGGTAAATCATATACTTTAAATTTAAAACATTTAGGAGATCATTTAGAAAATGTTATCTCTCCTATTATATCAGGTGTTCTATTAGGACATTATCAACTAAAAGGTATACCAACTAATGTTGATATTCACCTTATTCTTCCTAAAGAAAATAGAGCAAAACATATTATTCTTATTGAAGATGCCAAAAAGGTAGCTGAAGCCAAATTATGGGCGATGTACCTTGTTGATACTCCTTCTAACATTATAGACCCTCAAGGATTTGCTGACGAGATTGAGGCAAAATCTAACGAATTTGGGTTTGATGCTACTACTTTTAGAAGTAGAGAAGGTTTAAAAACACTTGGTTTACATGCTGTTCTTGCTGTAAACGCAGGTAGTAAAAACAATCCTTCGTTTTCTATCTTAGAATACACACCAAAAAATCCAGTTGCTTCAATTGCATTTGTAGGTAAAGGTGTAACTTTCGATACAGGTGGAATTTCTATGAAGGGTTCTCAAAATATGCATTGGATGAAATGTGACATGGGTGGAGCTGCTGCAGTAGCTGGAGCAATTGCTGCTATTGCTGGAATGCGATTACCTATTGCTGTTACTGGTTTCATTCCTGCTACTGATAACATGGTAGATGGTGCTTCTGTAAAACCTGGAGACGTTATTCAAAGTCATTCTGGAAAAACCATTGAAGTAATTGACACAGATGCAGAAGGTAGATTATGCCTTGCTGATGGTGTCTCTTTTGCTTGTAAAATGAAGAACTTTGACCATATAGTTGATATTGCAACACTTACGGGTTCCTCTGTTATGACATTAGGCTATGAAGCAGGTGCAATGTTAAGTAATAACGTAGAGACTGCACAACTCTTAACTGAGGCTAGTATCTCTACTGATGAAAAAATATGGCAATTACCATTATGGGATGTGTACAATAAAGGCATTCAATCTGATGTTGCCGATGTAAAAAATTACCCAGGTAACCCAGCCGCTGGTGCTATCCATGCAGCTAAATTTATAGAAGCCTTTGTTCAAGAAAACACAAAATGGGCTCACTTAGATATTGCCGGAGTAGCATTTGCTGCAAATGGCTATGGAAAAGATAGAAATGCAACAGGTTTTGGCGTTCACTTATTGCTTGAATTTGCCAAAATCATCGCTAATCAATAA
- a CDS encoding carboxylate-amine ligase: MSKKFTIGIEEEFQTVSMEDLSLKAHLYEILDQDKKYFHEHVKPEMHKAVLEVGTHICENIDEARKDVVRLRNMAAQMAGDQDQYIAAAGSHPFSSWTEQLMTDDPRYNQIVNELQDAARSNLIFGMHVHVGIENRNQALHLMNQARYFLPHIFALSTNSPFWEGRNTGYMSYRTKVFDKFPRTGIPEFYASAAEYDEYIEMLTTTNCIDNAKKIWWDIRMHPFYNTIEFRICDVQMTTEETLAIASLVQAIVCKLDKLMRQNMSFRIYRRALVNENKWRAARYGLEGKLIDFGKREEVDSKQLILEILDFVDDVVDELGSRDVLETIPALLEKGTGARRQLEIFKQTNSLEDVAKYIVQETNKDLDTKLPWNLTIPSVGV; the protein is encoded by the coding sequence ATGAGCAAAAAATTTACAATTGGTATAGAGGAGGAGTTCCAAACTGTAAGTATGGAAGACCTATCTCTAAAGGCTCACTTGTATGAAATCCTAGATCAAGATAAGAAGTATTTTCATGAGCATGTAAAGCCTGAAATGCATAAAGCAGTTCTTGAGGTAGGAACGCATATTTGTGAAAATATCGATGAAGCTCGTAAGGATGTAGTTCGTCTTAGAAATATGGCTGCTCAAATGGCAGGAGATCAAGATCAGTATATTGCTGCTGCTGGTTCTCATCCGTTTTCTTCGTGGACAGAACAATTAATGACGGATGACCCTCGTTACAATCAAATTGTCAACGAACTTCAAGATGCTGCAAGATCAAATTTAATTTTTGGTATGCACGTTCATGTAGGAATAGAAAATCGTAACCAAGCGTTACATTTAATGAATCAGGCGAGGTATTTCTTACCTCATATATTTGCTCTTTCTACAAACTCACCATTCTGGGAAGGTAGAAATACAGGATACATGTCTTACAGGACAAAAGTTTTTGATAAATTTCCAAGAACGGGTATTCCTGAATTTTATGCTTCTGCAGCAGAATATGATGAGTACATAGAAATGCTAACTACTACAAATTGTATTGATAATGCAAAGAAAATATGGTGGGATATCCGTATGCATCCATTTTACAATACAATAGAATTTAGAATCTGTGATGTACAGATGACTACAGAAGAAACTCTAGCTATTGCCTCTTTAGTACAAGCGATTGTTTGTAAACTAGATAAATTAATGAGACAGAATATGTCTTTCAGAATATATAGAAGAGCATTAGTGAACGAAAATAAGTGGAGAGCCGCAAGGTACGGTTTAGAAGGCAAACTAATTGATTTTGGTAAACGTGAAGAAGTAGATTCTAAACAACTAATCTTAGAAATTCTTGATTTTGTAGATGATGTTGTAGATGAACTTGGTAGCCGAGATGTTCTAGAAACCATTCCTGCTTTATTAGAAAAAGGAACTGGTGCTAGAAGACAATTAGAAATATTTAAGCAAACAAATAGTCTTGAAGATGTAGCTAAATATATTGTTCAAGAAACAAATAAAGACTTAGATACCAAATTACCTTGGAATTTAACAATACCTAGTGTGGGTGTGTAA
- a CDS encoding LrgB family protein: MKELLHHLFESETFVLAATLGLFLIFEAIYQKVKSPILNPVLLTILTLIVILKSTNVSYETYKTNAHMINFMLGPSVVALGYLLYEQLHTIGKNALTILAATFAGSVMGILSVIIVGKLFGADETLIVSMAPKSVTTPIAMAVSFQNGGIPSLTAVFVIIVGILGATVGPMVLHKVGITKPIGKGLAMGTCAHGIGTAAAIQMGIVEGAISGLSIGLMGIFTALLTPSILSLFY, from the coding sequence ATGAAAGAATTACTACATCATCTTTTTGAAAGCGAAACGTTTGTTCTTGCAGCTACTTTAGGGTTGTTCTTAATTTTTGAAGCGATTTATCAAAAAGTAAAAAGTCCAATTTTAAATCCTGTTTTACTAACTATACTTACATTAATCGTTATCCTAAAAAGTACCAATGTTAGCTATGAGACCTACAAAACAAATGCTCATATGATTAACTTCATGTTAGGGCCATCTGTTGTTGCATTAGGTTACTTACTTTATGAACAATTACATACAATAGGAAAAAATGCATTAACTATTCTTGCTGCTACTTTTGCAGGGAGTGTTATGGGTATTCTTTCTGTTATTATAGTTGGTAAATTATTTGGAGCAGACGAAACGCTTATAGTTTCTATGGCTCCAAAGTCTGTTACAACACCTATTGCAATGGCTGTCTCTTTTCAGAATGGAGGTATCCCCTCTCTAACAGCAGTTTTTGTAATTATTGTCGGAATTCTTGGTGCTACAGTTGGTCCAATGGTTTTGCATAAAGTGGGCATTACTAAACCAATTGGAAAAGGATTAGCAATGGGTACTTGCGCTCATGGAATTGGAACAGCAGCAGCAATACAAATGGGTATTGTTGAAGGTGCAATTAGTGGCTTATCCATTGGTTTAATGGGTATTTTCACAGCTCTTCTAACGCCTTCTATTTTATCATTATTTTATTAA
- a CDS encoding ATP-grasp domain-containing protein yields MKKIGILFGKERSFPQAFIDKVNEIAPKGITAEAVSIDKVVQGKATEYAVIIDRISQDVPFYRAFLKNAAICGTAVINNPFWWSADEKFFNNALALKVGVPVPKTVLLPSNQWPDDTNQDSFTNLAYPLDWNSIFDYIGFPAYMKPHDGGGWKSVYKVNDSNELFEKHAETERLVMMLQEEIKFTEYFRCYCLGGKYVHIMPYAPENQPHLRYVVDQDKPTDPKLLKTIEEYVLKLNHALGYDFNTVEFAIRDGVPYAIDFCNPAPDAGLESVGQENFAWIVEHAAKFAIERAEAQVEGQDNLTWGTYVQEGVQQSLKKAVKKAPVAKKAPATRKPAAKKTTAAEKKTTAAKKAPAKKAPVKKATTAKKTSTRAKKA; encoded by the coding sequence ATGAAAAAAATTGGTATCCTCTTTGGTAAGGAGCGTAGTTTTCCTCAAGCTTTTATTGATAAAGTAAACGAAATTGCTCCTAAAGGTATTACTGCAGAAGCAGTTTCTATCGACAAAGTAGTCCAAGGTAAAGCAACTGAATACGCTGTTATTATTGACCGTATTTCTCAGGATGTACCCTTTTACCGTGCTTTCTTAAAGAACGCTGCAATTTGTGGTACAGCTGTAATCAATAACCCATTCTGGTGGAGTGCTGATGAGAAATTTTTCAATAATGCATTAGCATTAAAAGTTGGTGTACCTGTACCAAAGACTGTTTTATTACCGTCTAACCAATGGCCTGATGATACAAACCAAGATTCTTTCACAAACTTGGCTTACCCATTAGATTGGAATAGTATTTTTGATTATATCGGTTTTCCTGCCTACATGAAACCACATGATGGTGGAGGTTGGAAAAGTGTTTATAAAGTAAATGATTCTAATGAACTTTTTGAAAAGCATGCTGAAACTGAACGTTTAGTAATGATGCTTCAAGAAGAAATTAAATTTACGGAGTACTTCCGTTGTTATTGTTTAGGAGGTAAGTATGTTCACATCATGCCTTACGCTCCAGAAAATCAACCTCATTTACGTTATGTAGTTGATCAAGACAAACCAACTGATCCAAAATTATTGAAAACTATCGAGGAGTATGTTCTTAAATTGAATCATGCTTTAGGGTATGATTTCAATACTGTAGAATTTGCAATCAGAGATGGTGTTCCTTATGCAATTGATTTCTGTAACCCAGCACCAGATGCAGGTTTAGAGTCAGTAGGACAAGAAAATTTTGCATGGATCGTTGAACACGCAGCTAAGTTTGCCATCGAAAGAGCAGAAGCTCAAGTAGAAGGACAAGATAACTTAACTTGGGGTACTTATGTACAAGAAGGTGTACAACAATCTTTAAAAAAGGCTGTTAAAAAAGCTCCTGTAGCAAAGAAAGCACCGGCAACACGTAAGCCTGCTGCTAAAAAAACTACAGCTGCTGAAAAGAAAACAACTGCAGCTAAAAAGGCTCCAGCAAAAAAAGCCCCAGTAAAAAAGGCAACAACTGCTAAGAAAACTTCGACAAGAGCGAAGAAAGCTTAG
- a CDS encoding ATP-grasp domain-containing protein, protein MIKSLRGEFNKNFSDDKYKSLTKYFDDKFGEELAFRMAETPIFFPPEFIERVKEACDDVVKVLKRKDFKKITEEAIPKDCIVPNEDDHTNFLAVDFAVCKNEKGELEPQMIELQGFPSIFAFNIFKQEAYKKIYNLDDTLTPFFDNSEQEYIEKLKNVILNGHAPENVILLEIFPDKQHTRVDFAATKEVVGIETVCITDVIKEGKDLFYINNGKKTPIKRIYNRLIFDEIENWEPLDLQFRLTDDVNVEWAGHPNWFFRISKSLMPYLESKFVPETKFLTDYTTYPKDLENYVLKPLYSFAGAGVVFHLEQKHLDAIAEEERGNYILQRKINYEPIVEAADGGDVKVEVRLMFIWADNEESPELIVNLCRMSRGEMIGVKYNHNKTFVGASIGLM, encoded by the coding sequence ATGATCAAGTCTTTAAGAGGAGAATTTAATAAGAATTTCTCAGACGATAAATATAAGTCACTTACTAAATATTTTGATGATAAATTTGGTGAAGAATTGGCTTTCAGAATGGCTGAAACACCAATTTTTTTTCCACCAGAATTTATCGAAAGAGTAAAAGAGGCATGTGATGACGTTGTTAAAGTTTTAAAGCGAAAAGACTTTAAAAAGATAACAGAAGAGGCAATACCGAAAGATTGTATTGTTCCAAATGAAGACGATCATACGAACTTTTTAGCGGTAGATTTTGCTGTTTGTAAAAACGAAAAAGGAGAATTAGAACCTCAAATGATAGAGTTACAAGGTTTTCCTTCAATTTTTGCATTTAACATCTTCAAGCAAGAAGCATATAAAAAAATATATAATTTAGACGATACGTTAACTCCGTTTTTTGATAATTCTGAACAGGAATATATCGAAAAATTGAAGAATGTTATTCTAAATGGACATGCTCCGGAAAATGTAATTTTATTAGAAATTTTTCCTGATAAGCAACATACAAGAGTTGATTTTGCTGCAACAAAAGAAGTTGTAGGTATAGAAACAGTGTGTATTACTGATGTAATTAAAGAAGGTAAAGATTTATTTTATATCAATAACGGTAAGAAAACACCAATAAAAAGGATATATAATAGACTTATTTTTGATGAAATTGAAAATTGGGAACCTTTAGACCTTCAATTTAGATTAACTGATGATGTTAATGTAGAATGGGCAGGTCACCCTAATTGGTTCTTTAGAATAAGTAAATCTCTAATGCCTTATTTGGAAAGTAAGTTTGTGCCAGAAACAAAATTTTTGACAGATTACACTACTTACCCTAAAGATTTGGAAAACTATGTTTTAAAGCCATTGTACTCTTTTGCTGGAGCAGGAGTAGTTTTTCATTTAGAGCAGAAGCATTTGGATGCAATTGCTGAAGAAGAAAGAGGAAACTATATTTTACAAAGAAAAATTAATTACGAACCAATTGTTGAAGCTGCAGACGGTGGAGATGTAAAGGTAGAAGTAAGATTGATGTTTATTTGGGCTGATAATGAAGAATCACCTGAGTTAATTGTCAATCTTTGTAGAATGAGTAGAGGAGAGATGATTGGAGTAAAATACAATCACAATAAAACTTTTGTAGGCGCTTCTATTGGACTTATGTAA
- a CDS encoding type 1 glutamine amidotransferase, which yields MGRLRLALIDMYNKVPNEGMRCIKDILGEVKEEVDYQIFDLRGEDQLPDTSFDIYLSTGGPGNPLEEEGWEQGYFDLLQKLWEHNLTHSRKKYVFFICHSFQMASRFFGLGQLSQRHSTAFGAMRVHKTEEGKKDPFLSVFGDTFYAIDSRDHQLLNVTQEQLNKIGAKIVCMEKIRPHTDYKRAVMAIRFSDEFFGTQFHPEADAEGLIPYFGVDPQKKGIIEKFGEKKFNKLMKILEDPSRLNMAFRPIIPSFLQYAIQALTKQEEPQN from the coding sequence ATGGGTCGATTAAGATTAGCATTGATTGATATGTACAACAAAGTTCCTAACGAAGGAATGCGTTGTATTAAAGATATCTTGGGAGAAGTAAAGGAAGAAGTTGATTATCAAATTTTTGATTTAAGAGGAGAAGATCAGCTTCCAGATACATCATTTGATATTTATTTATCTACAGGTGGACCTGGAAATCCTTTAGAAGAAGAAGGTTGGGAGCAAGGATACTTCGATTTATTGCAAAAGTTATGGGAGCATAACCTCACTCATTCAAGAAAAAAATATGTATTCTTTATTTGTCATTCATTTCAAATGGCAAGTAGATTTTTCGGTTTAGGTCAACTTTCTCAGCGACATTCAACGGCATTTGGTGCTATGAGAGTGCACAAAACTGAAGAAGGTAAAAAAGATCCATTCTTATCTGTTTTTGGCGATACTTTTTATGCTATTGATTCTAGAGATCATCAATTATTGAATGTGACTCAAGAGCAATTGAATAAAATAGGGGCTAAAATTGTTTGTATGGAAAAGATAAGACCGCATACAGATTATAAACGTGCTGTAATGGCTATCCGATTTTCTGATGAATTTTTTGGGACACAGTTCCACCCAGAAGCAGACGCAGAAGGGTTGATACCTTACTTTGGAGTTGACCCTCAGAAAAAAGGTATAATAGAAAAATTTGGAGAAAAGAAATTTAATAAATTGATGAAGATTTTAGAAGATCCTAGTCGATTGAATATGGCGTTTAGACCAATAATTCCTTCTTTTTTACAGTATGCTATCCAGGCATTAACGAAACAAGAAGAACCTCAAAATTAG
- a CDS encoding ATP-grasp domain-containing protein — translation MSHQRPLSILCVSCYFKGEDFLIGAKETGAKVTLLTVKDLEHHAWPKDSIDEMIFSGQSAKDWNYEHVIKGLAFKFREEPFDIIVALDDFDVEKAAYLREHFRTPGMGQTTVRHFRDKLGMRMKAEDLGLPIPKFTGLFSNEMIHDFLENVEGPWLIKPRSEASASGIQKVHTHQEFWDAVNGLGDERDDFLAEAFRPGDVLHVDSLSLNGKIIFSRAHRYMNTPMEVAHDGGVFRTHTMEHDAKETEEVLALNEQLLSGFGLKHGASHSEYIKDHATGKYIFLETASRVGGANIAEMLEASSNVNLWKEWAKIEYAVATNTTYNLPTLKNDYSGIIVSLAKQEWPELSQYNDAEVVWKMNKQYHAGVIVSSDKLERVTELLEQYASRFYEDFFATLPSTRDRPTT, via the coding sequence ATGAGTCATCAAAGACCTTTATCGATTCTGTGTGTTTCTTGTTATTTCAAAGGTGAAGACTTCCTTATTGGAGCAAAAGAAACTGGTGCAAAAGTAACTTTACTTACTGTTAAAGATTTAGAGCATCATGCTTGGCCAAAAGACAGCATTGATGAAATGATATTTAGTGGACAGTCAGCAAAAGACTGGAACTACGAGCACGTTATCAAAGGATTGGCTTTCAAATTTAGAGAAGAACCTTTCGATATTATTGTTGCATTAGATGATTTTGATGTTGAAAAAGCGGCTTATCTTAGAGAGCATTTCAGAACTCCAGGAATGGGGCAAACAACGGTTAGACATTTTAGAGATAAGTTAGGTATGAGAATGAAAGCTGAAGATCTTGGCTTACCCATACCTAAATTTACGGGGCTTTTCTCTAATGAAATGATTCATGATTTTCTAGAAAATGTGGAAGGACCTTGGTTAATTAAACCTCGCTCTGAAGCATCAGCTTCTGGAATCCAAAAAGTGCACACGCATCAAGAATTTTGGGATGCTGTTAACGGTCTTGGGGATGAAAGAGATGACTTTCTTGCAGAAGCATTCCGTCCTGGTGATGTGTTACACGTAGATAGTTTATCATTAAATGGTAAAATCATTTTCTCTCGTGCGCACAGGTACATGAATACGCCAATGGAAGTAGCACATGATGGTGGGGTTTTCAGAACACATACCATGGAACATGATGCAAAAGAAACAGAAGAAGTTTTAGCTTTAAACGAACAACTTTTAAGTGGTTTTGGTTTAAAACATGGTGCATCTCATTCTGAGTATATCAAAGACCACGCAACGGGAAAATATATCTTTCTAGAGACTGCTTCTAGAGTTGGTGGTGCAAACATTGCAGAAATGTTAGAGGCTTCATCTAATGTAAACCTTTGGAAAGAGTGGGCTAAAATTGAGTATGCTGTTGCAACAAATACTACATACAACTTACCTACTTTAAAGAATGATTATTCCGGAATCATTGTTTCATTAGCTAAACAAGAATGGCCAGAATTATCTCAATATAATGATGCGGAAGTTGTTTGGAAAATGAATAAACAATACCATGCTGGTGTTATTGTTTCTTCAGATAAATTAGAAAGAGTAACAGAATTACTTGAGCAGTATGCTTCTCGTTTTTACGAAGACTTTTTTGCAACTCTACCTTCTACAAGAGATAGACCTACTACATAA